DNA sequence from the Coregonus clupeaformis isolate EN_2021a chromosome 30, ASM2061545v1, whole genome shotgun sequence genome:
agatctctggtgtaaatgggaaggtgcacacagTACAGAGGGAGCTAAGGAGATGAGACCAAacagacaacatgagaacaagcggacataaaaataaaaaataaaggtaATTCTAGCATACAGACATTTGGAATATTGCACGAAAACGTTACTTAGAATTAATTTGATATATCGGCCAGCTCTAATTGAGGGAGGTGTTCTGGAGGGGGCCCTCCTTAAGTCGGAGAATTTTGCATTTTTGAAACACCTCCCTCAATCTATTAAGCATACCTCTTTACCTGTTCAATTGTCATTTTAATTCATAATGATGCACATTTATTCTTTAGAACTTTTATGCCTTAGGAGTTTAGTACAACTGCCACACTGGTATATAGTATCATATCCCAAGAATTAAAGCAATTTTTGTATTTTCTAAAGTGTAGCAACTTTAGCAGGCATGACAGCTAAGATACAGTgggtagaacaagtatttgatacactgctgattttgcaggttttcctacttacaaagcatgtagaggtctgtaattttttatcataggtacacttcaactgtgagagacagaatctaaaacaaaaatccagaaaatcacattgtatgatttttaagtaattaatttgcattgtaagtaggaaaacctgcaaaatcggcagtgtatcaaatacttgttctccccactgtagtcagacaagctactctaacttggttgatagcctgaaatggctttgTAGCTAGTTATGAGAGTTGGAActtatctagctggctagctaaagacAACTTCATAAAATTGATAGGTGGCTactattacagagaaacaacaatttttttacatttattttattcatCAAGAAGGAATCAATTGGCTACATACATAGCTTGATCAAATTCATTTACAAAACATACCTCGTGCTAGTCCTGCCCATCACCAgcagctaaaatcaaatcaaacgctGTGTTcactctacactctctctcctcctccactgacGTTACTGTCTGCATGCATTAGACTAGAGTATCTAGCATCCTGGGGAGGGTACTCTTTGCCTGGTCCAGTCAATGTGGCCCTCTGCAAAATAGAGCTGacagattaaaaaaaatatatatattatgataaatCGTCGGCTTCAAAATAAAGTTGAGTGATTTGAcatgtgaaaaataaaaaaaacaggacATATCTTAAGGGGTCATGTGCCCTTGTGCCCCCCTATGGGCTTGATGCCTCTGACAACCGCATGTGTCATAATAGTATCACAAGTTATGAGGAGAGATTCAAGACTTAAAACTTGTTACCATGACTTCAATTGTTAAAGGGCCAATGCCGCCGTTTTTATCtcgatatcaaatcatttctgttttttaaattaaaatggtaaaaaataaacaaaaattgcttcttagcaaagattaatttctcaagcaagaatttagctgggactgtctgggagtggactgagtggggaggggaaaactgaaaatgtgcTGTTATTGACAGAGGTTCGGAACTCTCTCATTGGTATATTAACCAATTTATCGCATGGTGGTGTTAACATGGAAGGCTAAAactccatcccactaaaacaggctgaaatttcaggcggtattttcaaacagctcttacactaaaggggcattatcataattttcataatttcagagtattattccaacctcagtgtgaaaatatatataaagcgCTGGAAAATAAAATGTTTGACTGCACTGTAAGTTGTATCAACATGTGTCTTATAATCAACTAAGTTGACATAACCTACATATGTTTTTTCTGTGTAACGTATATACATCAACTGACTAGCTACGTCTTTTAGGACTGCAGCCTAGGCCGCTCGAGGTCCCGATGCGGTCCATCCTGGCTCCGAAGCACCCGGACACAGCTTTACTCCTGGTGGCCATGAGCAGGTCCTGCAGCCGGCTCCTTTGACTCTGGGCCCTGCTGTAGCTCTCATCTGCAGCTAGCTCCCGGACGTCTGAGAGTAGAGGCCTCTGTGGGGCCTCTGGGGCCCTGTCCCACTCTGGGCTAGCCTGACTATGTTCAGGCTCTGGGTTGGGGCCCTCGTAGTCCACTGCAGGGTCCTCTGCTGTGGCCACTGCAGCCAAGGTCTCCTCGAATCGCTCCAGTAGATTCTGTAGAACAGGGAATTCATGTCATGATGTTTCATTACTTGATTTAGTTACAGTATCATGGGCACTGTTAGAGCCATCTATCAAAGACAAACAGGTTCCTTAATCCATTGACATAAAGGCTGTACAAAAATAATATTATTTATCCTCAAATACAAAAAACCTTCCTTCCAATATAACTCTAGATATTGTACACAAAATACAGTTTTGAAAAGCGCATATTAGGTCAGACATTTTCTTTCTG
Encoded proteins:
- the nppa gene encoding natriuretic peptides A, which translates into the protein MESGMARTAVSWGLLLLLCQQTLVAAHVLGRPYPASDLAQLKNLLERFEETLAAVATAEDPAVDYEGPNPEPEHSQASPEWDRAPEAPQRPLLSDVRELAADESYSRAQSQRSRLQDLLMATRSKAVSGCFGARMDRIGTSSGLGCSPKRRS